In one Saimiri boliviensis isolate mSaiBol1 chromosome 3, mSaiBol1.pri, whole genome shotgun sequence genomic region, the following are encoded:
- the SMIM20 gene encoding small integral membrane protein 20 — translation MSPNLRTALIFGGFISLIGAAFYPIYFRPLTRLEEYKKEQAINRAGIVQEDIQPPGLKVWSDPFGRK, via the exons ATGTCCCCGAACCTGCGCACCGCGCTCATTTTCGGCGGCTTCATCTCCCTGATCGGCGCCGCCTTCTATCCCATCTACTTCCGGCCCCTAACGAGATTGGAGGAGTACA AGAAGGAACAAGCCATAAATCGGGCTGGAATTGTTCAGGAGGATATACAGCCACCAg GGTTGAAAGTGTGGTCTGATCCATTTGGCAGGAAATGA